From one Bradyrhizobium sp. Ash2021 genomic stretch:
- a CDS encoding ABC transporter ATP-binding protein, translating into MADPLLRVEKLVRRFGGITATDNLSLDVMSGELHAIIGPNGAGKTTLISQLTGQLAPNSGTIHFAGRDVTRQPAYRRSRLGLARSFQITSLLPDFSAIDNVAIAAQAHDGHSFRFWGNARKEKHLRDAARSALTRVGLEARADVPVSELSHGEQRELELAVALATKPQLLLLDEPMAGLGITESARMVALLKELRREVTIVLVEHDMEAVFALADRITVLVYGRVIACDRPDAIRNNEEVKRAYLGDQHVVVAHG; encoded by the coding sequence TTGGCTGATCCCTTGCTTCGCGTCGAAAAGCTGGTGCGGCGGTTCGGCGGCATCACCGCCACCGACAATCTGTCGCTCGATGTCATGAGCGGCGAGCTGCACGCGATCATCGGCCCCAACGGCGCCGGCAAAACCACGCTGATCAGCCAGTTGACCGGGCAACTGGCGCCGAACTCAGGCACCATTCATTTCGCAGGCCGCGACGTTACCCGGCAGCCCGCCTATCGGCGCAGCCGGCTCGGGCTGGCGCGCTCGTTCCAGATCACCTCGCTGCTGCCGGATTTTTCCGCGATCGACAATGTCGCGATTGCTGCGCAAGCGCATGACGGCCACTCGTTCCGCTTCTGGGGCAATGCGCGCAAGGAAAAACATCTGCGCGACGCCGCGCGCTCTGCGTTGACGCGCGTCGGGCTCGAAGCGCGCGCGGACGTGCCGGTGTCCGAATTGAGCCATGGTGAGCAACGCGAGCTGGAGCTTGCGGTGGCGCTCGCGACAAAGCCGCAATTGCTGTTGCTGGACGAGCCGATGGCGGGCCTCGGCATCACCGAATCGGCGCGCATGGTGGCACTGTTGAAGGAGTTGCGGCGCGAAGTCACCATTGTCCTTGTCGAACACGACATGGAAGCGGTGTTCGCGCTGGCCGACCGCATCACTGTTCTCGTTTACGGCCGCGTCATCGCCTGCGACAGGCCCGATGCGATCCGCAACAATGAAGAGGTGAAACGCGCCTATCTCGGCGATCAGCACGTGGTGGTGGCCCATGGCTGA
- a CDS encoding ABC transporter ATP-binding protein — MADTKADTLLEVDGIETCYGLSQVLFGLSLSIRAGEMVALMGRNGMGKTTTIRSIMGMTPARAGKIRFGGQEVRALPSYKIAKLGIGLVPEGRQIFPNLTVRENLVAASGNRLGSPDPWTIEKIHALFPRLAERGSNMGVTLSGGEQQMLAIGRALMTNPKLLILDEATEGLAPLIREEIWNCLSMLKAQGQSVLVIDKNVGNLARIADRHYIIERGRAVWSGTSAQLIAEPDLQHRYLGI; from the coding sequence ATGGCTGATACTAAGGCTGACACCCTCTTGGAAGTGGACGGCATTGAAACCTGTTATGGCCTGAGCCAGGTGCTGTTCGGGCTGTCGCTGTCGATTCGTGCCGGCGAGATGGTCGCGCTGATGGGCCGTAACGGCATGGGCAAGACCACCACCATCCGTTCCATCATGGGCATGACGCCGGCGCGCGCGGGAAAAATCCGCTTCGGCGGGCAGGAGGTGCGCGCGCTCCCGTCGTACAAGATTGCAAAGCTCGGCATCGGCCTGGTGCCGGAAGGCCGCCAGATCTTTCCCAATCTGACGGTGCGCGAAAATCTGGTCGCCGCGTCCGGCAATCGCCTCGGCAGTCCCGATCCCTGGACCATCGAAAAGATCCACGCGCTGTTTCCGCGGCTGGCCGAACGTGGCAGCAATATGGGCGTGACGCTGTCCGGCGGCGAGCAGCAGATGCTGGCGATCGGCCGCGCGCTGATGACCAATCCAAAACTCCTCATTCTCGACGAAGCCACCGAAGGCCTGGCGCCCCTGATCCGCGAGGAGATATGGAACTGCCTGTCGATGCTGAAAGCACAGGGACAATCGGTGCTGGTGATCGACAAGAACGTCGGCAACCTCGCCCGCATCGCCGACCGGCATTACATCATCGAGCGCGGGCGCGCGGTGTGGAGCGGGACCTCGGCGCAGTTGATCGCGGAGCCCGATCTGCAGCACCGGTACCTGGGGATTTGA
- a CDS encoding beta-(1-6) glucans synthase has translation MFLDGPAELRSGLSSRSTTGAYRRGAPIAFLAPLVLFLISMGLIVMAWGWLAAPLPLDHAAVDSAKKLDCVSYAPFRGQQTPWNSKIIISPEQIAEDLGQLARITGCIRTYSIENGLDKVPELASKAGLKVILGIWLGRDRAKNASLIETAVTLAKASPGVVTSVMVGSEVLLRGEMTVSDLRAAIRSVKTRVSIPVSYADAWEFWLRYREIGDDVDFVTIHILPYWEDIPVRAEDAAAHVIHVHRQLALALPGKEILIGEAGWPSQGRMRDGALPSRVNQARFFSELLDWAGRGNFRLNLFEAYDEPWKRQWEGTVGAHWGLLDGDSRQLKYSFGSAVGNYPFWKLQLAAGLAFGSFVFAVALLTLWRRRSEAGLAPWLAVAATATTGGILLGLAGEKAFYESYGFAGWLNQGLLLAAATVLPLLCSSALMAGRPLPAFLELVGPREGRTRSVAALVLGFSFMASTLVAVEIALGLVFDPRSRDFPFASLTMAVVPVWTVTRLNPRKSEIGAVTEAVFAGLFVAAALYVFFSEGASNWQSQWTSAAFFLYGAALWPSRSVAVLSMLPSLSGVFPKTLRKDELATQPIAVASVPPPKSQAGAAAGFVAATSKVECDK, from the coding sequence ATGTTCCTCGATGGTCCCGCCGAGCTCAGATCTGGCTTATCGAGCCGCTCGACGACCGGCGCCTACCGCCGTGGGGCGCCGATCGCGTTTCTGGCGCCCCTTGTGCTTTTCCTGATTTCCATGGGCCTCATTGTCATGGCCTGGGGCTGGCTGGCCGCGCCGCTGCCGCTGGATCATGCGGCTGTCGATTCCGCGAAGAAGCTGGATTGCGTGTCCTACGCGCCGTTCCGGGGCCAGCAGACCCCGTGGAATTCGAAGATCATCATCAGCCCGGAGCAGATCGCGGAAGATCTCGGCCAACTCGCCAGGATAACCGGCTGCATCCGCACCTACTCGATCGAGAACGGGCTGGACAAGGTACCCGAACTCGCATCAAAGGCCGGGCTGAAGGTCATTCTCGGCATCTGGCTCGGCCGCGATCGCGCGAAAAACGCATCGCTGATCGAGACCGCGGTCACGCTGGCCAAGGCGTCTCCCGGCGTCGTCACCTCGGTCATGGTCGGCAGCGAAGTGCTGCTGCGCGGAGAAATGACCGTGTCGGACCTGCGGGCCGCGATCCGCTCGGTCAAGACTCGCGTCAGCATTCCGGTGAGCTACGCCGATGCCTGGGAATTCTGGCTGCGCTACCGGGAGATCGGCGACGACGTCGATTTCGTGACGATTCACATCCTGCCCTATTGGGAAGACATACCGGTGCGGGCCGAAGACGCGGCGGCGCATGTGATCCACGTTCACAGGCAACTGGCCCTCGCCTTGCCCGGCAAGGAGATCCTGATCGGCGAGGCCGGCTGGCCAAGCCAGGGACGCATGCGCGACGGTGCGCTGCCGTCTCGCGTCAATCAGGCCCGTTTCTTTTCCGAACTGCTCGACTGGGCCGGTCGTGGAAACTTTCGCCTCAATCTGTTCGAGGCCTATGACGAGCCGTGGAAGCGTCAGTGGGAAGGGACGGTCGGCGCCCATTGGGGCCTGCTTGATGGAGATAGCCGTCAGCTGAAGTACTCGTTCGGATCCGCCGTCGGCAACTATCCGTTCTGGAAGCTGCAACTGGCAGCCGGGCTGGCTTTCGGTTCTTTCGTCTTCGCAGTTGCGCTGTTGACGCTGTGGCGCCGGCGATCGGAAGCCGGATTGGCGCCATGGCTGGCTGTGGCAGCGACCGCTACCACAGGTGGAATTCTGCTCGGCCTCGCGGGCGAAAAGGCCTTTTATGAAAGCTACGGTTTTGCGGGCTGGCTCAATCAGGGATTGCTCCTGGCTGCAGCAACCGTTTTGCCGCTGTTGTGCTCCAGCGCGTTGATGGCCGGGCGTCCGCTGCCGGCCTTTCTGGAATTGGTCGGCCCGCGCGAGGGCAGAACCCGATCGGTGGCCGCGCTGGTCCTGGGGTTCTCCTTCATGGCGAGCACGCTGGTCGCCGTGGAAATCGCGCTCGGCCTCGTGTTCGACCCGCGTTCACGCGATTTCCCGTTTGCAAGCCTGACCATGGCGGTTGTGCCGGTCTGGACCGTCACGCGGCTCAACCCTCGAAAATCGGAAATTGGCGCCGTCACCGAGGCGGTGTTCGCGGGCCTGTTCGTGGCTGCCGCGCTCTATGTCTTTTTCAGCGAAGGGGCCAGCAACTGGCAATCGCAGTGGACCTCGGCGGCGTTTTTCCTGTATGGCGCCGCGCTGTGGCCGTCGCGTTCCGTTGCCGTCTTGAGCATGCTGCCGAGTCTGTCGGGCGTGTTCCCGAAGACGCTGCGCAAGGATGAACTCGCCACTCAGCCGATTGCTGTCGCTTCCGTCCCGCCGCCGAAATCGCAGGCGGGCGCAGCCGCGGGATTCGTCGCGGCGACGTCAAAGGTCGAATGCGACAAATAG
- a CDS encoding GH1 family beta-glucosidase, translating into MSSNGLSRRDFGKMAGSAALGLSTVSAQSADTGIARPTGQNAMLAFPGDFRWGTATSAFQVEGAVNEDGRGPSIWDRFTHLQGKIADHSTADVADDHFHRYKDDVRLMKALGARTYRFSIAWPRVFPEGRGVPNPKGLDFYNRLLDELLANGIEPFATLYHWDLPQALQDRYGGWMSRDTAKAFADYAGYVVERLSDRAKHIFTINECSRLVHLGHGLGIDAPGLNLSEAGMNQVRHNVALGHGLAVQAIRARGRAGTRVGLAENMVTCVPAIETPANIHATEIATRELNAGYLTVILEGKYTEGFLAQAGKDAPKYTADDLGIVSSPIDFVGLNVYKPDHYVLAADNARGFTLAPFPASFPHMDASWLRVGPEAMYWAPRHAARIWGVKSIYITENGTPATDEVAADGNVYDLDRIMYLRNYLLQLQRATSEGVPVAGYFLWSLIDNFEWADGYQKRFGLYRVDFDTQARTPKLSASFYREIIKQNAVV; encoded by the coding sequence ATGTCGTCGAACGGACTGTCGCGGCGCGATTTTGGCAAGATGGCTGGATCGGCGGCGCTCGGCCTGTCGACGGTGTCAGCCCAATCCGCCGATACCGGCATCGCACGGCCCACCGGCCAGAACGCCATGTTGGCTTTTCCGGGCGACTTTCGATGGGGCACGGCGACCTCGGCCTTTCAGGTCGAAGGCGCCGTCAACGAAGACGGACGCGGTCCTTCGATCTGGGATCGTTTTACGCACCTGCAAGGCAAGATTGCCGATCACAGCACTGCCGATGTCGCCGACGACCATTTCCATCGATACAAGGACGACGTCCGATTGATGAAGGCGCTGGGAGCCAGGACCTATCGCTTCTCGATCGCGTGGCCGCGCGTTTTCCCGGAAGGCCGAGGGGTGCCAAATCCGAAAGGCCTCGATTTCTACAATCGGCTGCTCGACGAACTCCTGGCCAACGGCATCGAGCCGTTCGCCACCCTGTACCATTGGGATTTGCCCCAGGCGCTGCAGGATCGCTATGGCGGCTGGATGTCGCGCGACACTGCAAAAGCCTTTGCCGATTATGCGGGTTATGTCGTGGAACGCCTGAGCGATCGTGCAAAGCACATTTTCACGATCAACGAATGTTCGCGGCTTGTGCATCTCGGTCACGGTCTTGGAATTGACGCTCCGGGCTTGAATCTATCCGAGGCCGGGATGAACCAGGTTCGTCACAACGTAGCACTGGGACACGGTCTTGCCGTGCAGGCGATCCGCGCGCGCGGCCGGGCGGGGACCAGGGTGGGCCTCGCCGAGAACATGGTCACCTGCGTACCCGCGATCGAAACGCCCGCGAACATCCACGCCACGGAGATCGCGACGCGCGAACTCAATGCCGGCTATCTGACTGTCATCCTCGAGGGGAAATACACCGAAGGCTTTCTGGCGCAGGCCGGAAAGGATGCGCCGAAATACACCGCCGACGATCTCGGCATCGTTTCATCCCCAATCGATTTCGTCGGACTGAATGTCTACAAGCCCGACCATTACGTCCTGGCCGCCGATAATGCGCGCGGCTTCACCCTGGCGCCGTTTCCCGCGTCGTTCCCGCATATGGATGCGTCCTGGCTGAGGGTCGGTCCGGAGGCGATGTATTGGGCGCCGCGGCATGCGGCGAGGATCTGGGGCGTAAAATCCATCTACATCACCGAGAACGGGACACCAGCGACGGATGAGGTGGCCGCCGACGGCAATGTCTACGATCTCGACCGGATCATGTATCTGCGCAACTATCTGCTCCAACTGCAGCGCGCGACGTCGGAGGGCGTGCCCGTGGCCGGCTACTTCCTGTGGAGCCTGATCGACAATTTCGAATGGGCGGATGGCTACCAAAAGCGCTTCGGGCTCTACCGGGTCGACTTCGACACGCAGGCCCGCACCCCGAAACTGAGCGCCTCGTTCTACCGCGAAATCATCAAGCAGAATGCGGTGGTCTAG
- a CDS encoding glutamine synthetase family protein, with the protein MSFVERHGLWSSEQKEAASRLRKIVEEKNLEAIRLSFPDQHGILRGKTLVASEAIASLESGCSITTTMLAKDTSHRTVFPVFTSGGGFGMKEMEGAADVLMVADPTTFRVLPWAPATGWVLCDLYFNDGRPVPFATRHLYRSVLDQLGQRGYDFVAGLEVEFHLFKLENAHMAPGDAGQPGTPPSVSLLSQGYQYLTEQRYDQMEPALEIIRRDVLALGLPLRSVEVEFGPSQCEFTFQPTKGLNPADNMVLFRSAVKQIAQRHGYHATFMCRPKLPNVFASGWHLHQSIVSHAGAENAFMSKDGSEVLTPFGRAWLAGLLQHARASAVFTTPTINGYKRYRTYSLAPDRAIWGRDNRGVMIRVLGGPGDSATRLENRIGEPAANPYLYMASQILSGLDGVDRKLDPGPSADTPYEAKAALLPKSLHEAVFALNDDPFFRGALGAEFVDYYIHIKNAEIERFQAEVSDWEHREYFEMF; encoded by the coding sequence TTGAGTTTCGTCGAGCGTCACGGCCTGTGGTCGAGCGAGCAGAAGGAGGCGGCGAGCCGTCTCCGCAAAATCGTCGAAGAGAAAAATCTCGAAGCGATCCGGCTGTCGTTTCCGGATCAGCACGGCATTTTGCGCGGCAAGACGCTGGTGGCGAGCGAGGCGATTGCCTCGCTCGAAAGCGGCTGTTCGATCACCACGACCATGCTCGCCAAGGACACCTCCCACCGCACGGTGTTTCCGGTGTTCACATCCGGCGGCGGTTTCGGCATGAAGGAAATGGAAGGCGCCGCCGACGTGCTGATGGTGGCGGATCCCACCACGTTTCGCGTGCTGCCATGGGCGCCCGCCACGGGATGGGTGCTGTGCGACCTCTATTTCAACGACGGACGGCCGGTGCCGTTCGCGACCCGGCATCTCTATCGCTCCGTCCTCGATCAACTCGGCCAGCGCGGATATGATTTCGTCGCCGGGCTCGAGGTCGAATTCCACCTCTTCAAGCTCGAAAACGCGCATATGGCGCCGGGGGATGCCGGTCAGCCGGGCACGCCGCCGTCGGTCAGCCTGCTCTCGCAGGGCTATCAATATCTGACCGAGCAGCGCTACGACCAGATGGAGCCGGCGCTGGAAATCATCCGCCGCGACGTGCTGGCGCTCGGGCTGCCCTTGCGATCGGTCGAGGTCGAGTTCGGCCCGAGCCAGTGCGAATTCACCTTTCAGCCGACCAAGGGGCTTAACCCCGCCGACAACATGGTGCTGTTCCGCTCGGCGGTAAAGCAGATCGCGCAACGACACGGCTACCACGCCACCTTCATGTGCCGGCCGAAACTGCCGAACGTGTTCGCGTCGGGTTGGCACCTGCATCAGTCGATCGTGTCGCACGCGGGCGCCGAGAACGCGTTCATGTCCAAGGACGGCAGCGAGGTGCTGACGCCGTTCGGCCGCGCCTGGCTTGCCGGGCTTTTGCAGCACGCCCGCGCCTCGGCCGTGTTCACGACGCCGACCATCAACGGCTACAAACGCTACCGCACCTATTCGCTGGCGCCGGACCGCGCGATCTGGGGCCGCGACAACCGCGGCGTCATGATCCGCGTGCTCGGCGGCCCCGGAGATAGCGCAACAAGGCTCGAGAACCGGATCGGCGAGCCGGCGGCGAATCCCTATCTCTACATGGCGTCGCAAATCCTTTCCGGTCTCGACGGCGTCGACCGCAAGCTCGATCCCGGGCCGTCGGCGGATACGCCGTACGAAGCCAAGGCAGCGCTGCTGCCGAAGAGTCTGCACGAGGCGGTGTTCGCGCTCAACGACGATCCGTTTTTCCGCGGGGCGCTGGGCGCGGAGTTCGTCGACTATTACATTCATATCAAGAACGCCGAGATCGAGAGGTTTCAGGCGGAGGTGTCGGACTGGGAGCATCGCGAATATTTCGAGATGTTTTGA
- a CDS encoding aromatic ring-hydroxylating dioxygenase subunit alpha has product MMSQEANDLITRTGRQDPCGKLMRMYWQPAALVDELAGPRPVKPVKLLGENLVLFRDENGRYGLIDRHCAHRGADLAFGRLENGGLRCAFHGWLFDATGQCLETPAEPKGSTLCKGIKQRSYPVVEKSGILWAYLGEGAPPAFPEIDCFVAPDSHTFAFKGHINCNWLQALEVGIDPAHASFLHRFFEDEDTSGAYGKQFRGASAGSDMPMTRILREYDNPIINVEHTEYGMRLIALRELDEERTHVRVTNQLFPHGFVIPMSTEMTITQWHIPVDDENCYWYAIFTSYTTPVDKNKMRDQRLELYELPDYKSRKNKSNDYGFDPHEQATETYTGMGADINVHDQWAVESMGAIQDRTNEHLGTSDKAIVQYRRLLRQEIEKVLGGEKPFMFLDDAHARSIQGPATMDGIGPTRGWEIFWMEVDVKRRRGAPWAAPVPGEISDKIRHLSAAE; this is encoded by the coding sequence ATGATGAGCCAGGAAGCGAACGACCTGATCACGCGCACCGGGCGACAAGACCCCTGCGGGAAGCTGATGCGGATGTACTGGCAGCCGGCGGCGCTGGTGGACGAGCTGGCGGGGCCGCGGCCGGTCAAGCCGGTCAAACTGCTCGGCGAAAACCTGGTGTTGTTTCGCGACGAGAATGGCCGCTACGGCCTGATCGACCGCCATTGCGCCCATCGCGGCGCCGACCTCGCCTTCGGCCGGCTGGAAAATGGCGGCCTGCGCTGCGCCTTTCACGGCTGGCTGTTCGATGCGACCGGCCAGTGCCTGGAAACGCCGGCCGAGCCAAAAGGCTCGACGCTGTGCAAAGGCATCAAGCAGCGTTCCTATCCCGTGGTCGAGAAGAGCGGCATCCTCTGGGCGTATCTCGGCGAAGGCGCGCCACCGGCGTTTCCGGAGATCGACTGCTTCGTTGCGCCCGACAGCCACACCTTTGCGTTCAAGGGCCACATCAACTGCAACTGGCTGCAGGCGCTCGAAGTCGGCATCGATCCGGCGCACGCCTCGTTCCTGCATCGCTTCTTCGAGGACGAAGATACCTCCGGCGCTTACGGCAAGCAGTTCCGCGGCGCATCCGCCGGAAGCGACATGCCGATGACAAGGATCCTGCGCGAATACGACAACCCGATCATCAATGTCGAGCACACCGAATACGGCATGCGCCTGATCGCGCTGCGCGAACTGGATGAAGAGCGTACCCATGTGCGCGTCACCAACCAGCTCTTCCCGCACGGTTTCGTCATCCCGATGAGCACGGAGATGACGATCACGCAGTGGCACATCCCGGTCGACGACGAGAACTGCTATTGGTACGCGATCTTCACCAGCTACACGACGCCGGTCGACAAGAACAAGATGCGCGACCAGCGGCTCGAACTCTACGAACTGCCCGACTACAAATCGCGCAAGAACAAGTCGAACGATTACGGGTTCGATCCGCACGAACAGGCGACCGAGACCTATACCGGCATGGGCGCCGACATCAACGTGCACGACCAGTGGGCGGTGGAATCCATGGGCGCGATCCAGGACCGCACCAACGAACATCTGGGCACCTCCGACAAGGCGATCGTGCAATATCGCCGCCTGCTGCGGCAGGAAATCGAAAAGGTGTTGGGCGGCGAGAAGCCGTTCATGTTCCTCGACGACGCCCACGCGCGCAGCATCCAGGGGCCGGCGACCATGGACGGCATCGGGCCGACGCGCGGCTGGGAAATATTCTGGATGGAAGTCGACGTCAAGCGGCGCCGCGGTGCGCCCTGGGCGGCGCCGGTGCCAGGTGAGATATCCGACAAGATCCGCCATCTGTCGGCGGCGGAGTGA
- a CDS encoding IclR family transcriptional regulator C-terminal domain-containing protein — MPKLKRGDSDERATDFVESLDRGLRLLQKFGTTTGPMTLSDLARAAELPRATARRILFTLERAGFVATDGKLFTLTPHVLTLAASFLRSSQVVTVLQPVLDRIAASAQEISSLAVLDGEEVVFIARGSPARMFSAGLDIGYRLPSFCTSVGRAMLGRFDDAELAARLAAMHRAPMTAHTVTDPKLLLAAIIADRAQGYSLVDREAEPHFRSVSVPIRRYDGAIIAAINMGAHVDRVSAAEMIDRFLPLLREGAEQVKSMLL; from the coding sequence ATGCCAAAGCTGAAGCGCGGCGATAGCGACGAGCGTGCCACCGACTTTGTCGAGAGTCTCGACCGCGGTCTGCGCCTGCTGCAGAAATTCGGCACCACCACCGGCCCGATGACGTTGAGCGACCTCGCGCGCGCCGCAGAGCTGCCGCGGGCGACCGCGCGACGCATCCTCTTCACCCTCGAACGCGCCGGCTTTGTCGCGACCGACGGCAAGCTGTTCACGCTCACTCCGCATGTGCTGACCCTGGCCGCGTCATTTTTGCGTTCGAGTCAGGTGGTGACGGTGCTGCAGCCGGTGCTCGACCGGATCGCGGCATCGGCGCAGGAGATCAGTTCGCTCGCGGTGCTGGATGGCGAGGAGGTCGTGTTCATCGCGCGCGGCAGTCCTGCGCGCATGTTTTCGGCAGGCCTCGATATCGGCTATCGCCTGCCTTCTTTCTGCACCTCGGTCGGCCGCGCTATGCTCGGCCGGTTCGACGATGCCGAACTCGCGGCAAGACTGGCGGCGATGCACCGCGCGCCGATGACGGCGCATACGGTGACCGATCCCAAATTGCTGCTCGCCGCCATCATCGCCGACCGCGCGCAGGGCTATTCGCTGGTCGATCGCGAGGCCGAACCGCATTTCCGTTCGGTTTCCGTGCCGATCCGCCGCTATGACGGCGCCATCATCGCCGCGATCAACATGGGCGCGCATGTCGATCGCGTCTCGGCCGCTGAAATGATCGACCGGTTCCTGCCGCTGCTGCGCGAGGGCGCGGAACAGGTGAAGTCGATGTTGCTGTGA
- a CDS encoding helix-turn-helix transcriptional regulator — protein MTENSDPEIDFLEQLGQRVRTMRALRGMSRKVLAKVSGISERYIAQLESGKGNVSIVLLRRVSNAMGAHLEDLIPAAEPVPDWAVIRDLLRKASPGQIAQAKNVLAGGAASAQRHLSFSGIALIGLRGAGKSTLGKMLAKKIGWSFVELNKEIEAQNGLSVAEIIALYGQEGFRRMEQAALTQLLARKELMVLATGGGIVSEPLTFDLILSSFYTIWLKAEPEEHMARVRRQGDLRPMADDRSAMAELRNILLSREPLYARASAVVDTAGLSVDAAAARLSDAVAPVLQNESRMFARG, from the coding sequence ATGACCGAAAATAGCGATCCCGAAATCGATTTCCTGGAGCAGCTCGGCCAGCGCGTGCGCACCATGCGCGCGCTGCGCGGCATGTCGCGCAAAGTGCTCGCAAAAGTTTCCGGCATTTCCGAACGCTACATCGCGCAGCTCGAGAGCGGCAAGGGTAACGTCTCGATCGTGCTGCTGCGCCGGGTGTCGAACGCGATGGGCGCGCATCTGGAAGATCTCATTCCCGCCGCCGAGCCGGTGCCCGACTGGGCCGTGATCCGCGATCTCCTGCGGAAAGCGTCGCCCGGCCAGATCGCACAAGCCAAGAACGTCCTTGCCGGTGGCGCAGCGTCGGCGCAGCGGCATCTGTCGTTTTCCGGCATCGCCCTGATCGGCCTGCGCGGCGCCGGCAAATCCACTCTCGGCAAGATGCTCGCTAAAAAGATCGGCTGGAGCTTTGTCGAACTGAACAAGGAGATCGAGGCGCAGAACGGATTGTCCGTTGCCGAGATCATCGCGCTCTACGGGCAGGAAGGTTTTCGCCGCATGGAGCAGGCAGCGCTGACCCAATTGCTGGCACGGAAAGAATTGATGGTGCTGGCGACCGGCGGGGGCATCGTCTCCGAGCCTTTGACCTTCGACCTGATCCTGTCGTCGTTCTACACCATCTGGCTGAAGGCCGAGCCGGAAGAACACATGGCGCGGGTGCGCCGCCAGGGCGATCTGCGCCCGATGGCGGACGATCGCTCGGCGATGGCCGAGCTGCGCAACATCCTGTTGAGCCGCGAGCCGCTCTATGCGCGGGCGTCGGCGGTGGTGGACACGGCGGGGCTCAGCGTCGACGCGGCGGCAGCCCGACTGAGCGACGCGGTGGCGCCGGTGCTGCAGAACGAGTCGCGGATGTTCGCGCGGGGCTAA
- a CDS encoding benzoate-CoA ligase family protein: MSGSSYNAVTWLLDRNVDEGRGEKLAFTDTVSELSYRGLQKQSCRVANMLRRLGVRREERVALIMLDTTDFPAVFLGAIRAGIVPVPLNTLLTSDQYAYVLADCRARVLFISEALLPVVKDMVGRMPDLEHVIVSGNDAHGHKKLSDELARESDTFATAATHPDEPAFWLYSSGSTGMPKGVRHLHSSLAATAETYAKQVLGIREDDVGLSAAKLFFAYGLGNALTFPMSVGATTVLNSERPTPATMFALMNRYNPSIFFGVPTLFSAMLNDETMKHERGGNRLRVCTSAGEALPESVGNAWKSRFGVDILDGVGSTELLHIFLSNAPGDIKYGTSGRPVPGYKVRLVNDAGDDVPDGEVGELLVDAPSAGEGYWNQRSKSRQTFAGHWTRTGDKYIRDADGRYTFCGRSDDMFKVSGIWVSPFEVESALITHPAVLEAAVVPEADPEGLLKPKAFVVLRADSKTEGLHEALKEHVKQKIGPWKYPRWIDVVESLPKTATGKIQRFKLRERN, from the coding sequence ATGAGCGGCAGTTCCTACAATGCGGTGACCTGGTTGCTCGACCGCAATGTCGATGAGGGTCGCGGCGAAAAACTCGCCTTCACCGATACCGTTTCCGAACTCAGCTATCGCGGCCTGCAGAAGCAGAGCTGCCGCGTCGCCAACATGCTGCGCCGGCTCGGTGTCCGCCGCGAAGAGCGCGTCGCCTTGATCATGCTGGATACGACGGATTTTCCGGCGGTGTTTCTGGGCGCGATCCGCGCCGGCATCGTGCCGGTGCCGCTCAATACGCTTTTGACCTCCGATCAATATGCCTACGTGCTGGCCGATTGCCGCGCGCGCGTGCTGTTCATTTCCGAAGCGCTGCTGCCCGTGGTGAAAGACATGGTCGGGCGGATGCCCGATCTCGAGCATGTCATCGTGTCCGGCAACGACGCGCACGGCCACAAGAAACTGTCCGACGAGCTGGCGCGCGAAAGCGATACATTCGCGACCGCCGCGACCCATCCCGACGAGCCGGCGTTCTGGCTGTATTCGTCGGGCTCGACCGGCATGCCGAAGGGCGTGCGGCATCTGCATTCCAGTCTCGCGGCGACCGCGGAAACCTATGCCAAGCAGGTGCTCGGCATTCGCGAGGATGACGTCGGGCTTTCGGCGGCAAAACTGTTCTTCGCCTATGGCCTCGGCAACGCGCTGACGTTTCCGATGTCGGTCGGCGCCACCACCGTGCTCAATTCCGAGCGGCCGACGCCGGCAACCATGTTTGCGTTGATGAACAGATATAACCCCAGCATCTTCTTCGGCGTGCCGACGCTGTTTTCGGCGATGCTCAACGACGAGACGATGAAGCATGAACGCGGCGGCAACCGCTTGCGGGTCTGCACCTCCGCCGGCGAGGCGCTGCCGGAATCGGTCGGGAACGCCTGGAAGTCACGCTTCGGCGTCGACATTCTCGACGGCGTCGGTTCGACCGAGCTGTTGCACATCTTCCTCTCCAATGCGCCCGGTGACATCAAATACGGCACGTCGGGCCGTCCGGTGCCGGGCTACAAGGTGCGGCTGGTGAACGACGCCGGCGACGATGTACCCGATGGCGAGGTCGGCGAGCTGCTCGTCGATGCGCCCTCGGCCGGCGAGGGCTACTGGAACCAGCGCAGCAAAAGCCGCCAGACATTTGCGGGCCACTGGACCCGCACCGGCGACAAATACATCAGGGATGCCGACGGCCGTTACACCTTCTGCGGCCGCTCGGACGACATGTTCAAGGTTTCCGGCATCTGGGTGTCGCCGTTCGAGGTCGAGAGCGCGCTGATCACCCACCCGGCCGTGCTCGAAGCCGCCGTGGTGCCCGAGGCCGATCCGGAAGGGCTGTTGAAGCCGAAAGCCTTCGTCGTGCTGCGCGCGGACAGCAAGACCGAGGGGCTGCATGAGGCGCTGAAGGAACACGTCAAGCAGAAGATCGGCCCGTGGAAATATCCGCGCTGGATCGATGTGGTGGAGAGCTTGCCGAAAACGGCGACCGGAAAAATCCAGCGGTTCAAGTTGCGGGAACGTAATTGA